In Spirochaeta lutea, a single genomic region encodes these proteins:
- a CDS encoding AAA family ATPase, translated as MKPETIVSSISREVHKAFRGSSEPVRLLTLALLSEAHVLVEDIPGVGKTTLARAFASAAGLGFARIQFTPDILPGDVLGTSIWSPTEQKFILRQGPIHSQCILADELNRGATRTQAAFLEAMQEYQVTLDGKTTPLPQPFMVLATQNPLEYAGTFQLPEAELDRFAISFSLGYPETDQELEMLRVYRRALRNEQPMDTLEQVLTPTQVLELQAQASRVEVSQAMERYILALGKATREDKALRYGLSPRGLLQLTRLSQTRALLDGRQAVLPEDIRDLWIPCLAHRLGLTGDARISGITLEKRLTEIYESVKFLR; from the coding sequence ATGAAGCCAGAAACTATTGTCTCTTCTATAAGCAGGGAGGTTCACAAAGCCTTCCGGGGAAGTTCCGAGCCGGTACGCCTCTTGACCTTAGCCCTTCTCAGCGAGGCCCACGTCCTGGTGGAGGACATCCCCGGAGTGGGAAAAACCACCCTGGCCAGGGCCTTTGCCTCTGCAGCAGGATTGGGTTTCGCCCGAATTCAGTTTACCCCGGATATTCTCCCCGGGGATGTGCTGGGCACCTCCATATGGTCCCCCACCGAACAGAAATTCATCCTCCGCCAGGGTCCTATTCACAGCCAATGCATCCTAGCAGACGAGCTGAACCGGGGAGCCACCCGTACCCAAGCCGCCTTCTTGGAGGCCATGCAGGAGTACCAAGTAACCCTGGACGGGAAGACCACCCCCCTGCCCCAGCCCTTCATGGTTCTCGCCACCCAAAATCCCCTGGAATACGCAGGAACCTTTCAGCTGCCCGAAGCGGAACTGGACCGCTTCGCCATTTCCTTCTCCCTGGGGTATCCCGAAACCGACCAAGAACTGGAGATGCTCCGGGTCTATCGCAGGGCCCTCAGAAACGAGCAACCCATGGATACCCTCGAGCAGGTTCTCACCCCTACCCAGGTGTTAGAACTCCAGGCCCAGGCAAGCCGGGTGGAGGTAAGCCAGGCAATGGAGCGGTATATTCTAGCCCTAGGAAAGGCAACCCGGGAGGACAAGGCGCTCCGGTACGGTCTTTCACCCCGGGGACTCCTGCAGTTAACCCGCCTCAGCCAGACCCGAGCCCTCCTAGACGGCCGTCAGGCGGTTCTGCCCGAGGATATCCGGGATCTATGGATACCCTGCCTGGCCCACCGTTTGGGATTGACCGGAGACGCCCGGATCAGCGGCATAACCCTGGAAAAACGGCTTACAGAAATCTATGAATCGGTCAAATTTCTTCGGTAA
- the wrbA gene encoding NAD(P)H:quinone oxidoreductase produces MKPVIKVFFYSTYGHMYAMAKSAAEGAEKAGAEVVVKRFPETIPQDVLTQMGAVEAQKQFAHVPELGPQDFEGADGIILVTASRYSNIPGQVANILDQTGGIWANQKLKGKVGGAIVGTATQHGGQEGTALTIHRYFLHQGMVVAGLPYTYQGQSGVDEIRGGSPYGATTIAGGDGGRMPSEDELAGAAYHGAYIAEIAAKLTR; encoded by the coding sequence ATGAAACCAGTAATTAAGGTATTTTTCTATTCGACCTACGGACACATGTACGCCATGGCAAAGTCCGCAGCGGAGGGGGCCGAAAAAGCAGGGGCAGAGGTGGTAGTGAAGCGATTTCCCGAAACCATACCCCAGGATGTCCTCACTCAAATGGGGGCGGTGGAGGCTCAAAAGCAGTTTGCCCATGTTCCCGAGCTGGGTCCTCAGGATTTTGAAGGGGCAGACGGTATCATTCTCGTAACCGCCAGCCGGTACAGCAATATTCCTGGGCAGGTTGCGAATATTCTCGACCAGACCGGGGGCATCTGGGCCAACCAGAAGCTGAAGGGCAAGGTTGGCGGCGCCATTGTCGGCACGGCAACCCAGCACGGCGGTCAGGAAGGTACAGCCCTAACCATTCACCGCTACTTCCTGCACCAGGGAATGGTTGTGGCCGGTCTACCCTACACCTACCAGGGACAATCCGGGGTTGATGAGATCCGCGGGGGCTCACCCTACGGAGCAACAACCATTGCCGGAGGCGACGGCGGCCGCATGCCCAGTGAGGATGAACTCGCCGGGGCCGCCTACCACGGAGCCTACATTGCAGAAATCGCCGCAAAGCTGACTCGTTAG
- a CDS encoding MarR family winged helix-turn-helix transcriptional regulator yields the protein MSKDPSLDAFIKLTRATDSVHQSLAGTFAGLADLSQPEFEVLEALYHKGPLCQKQISQKVLKSKGRISQQIEVLEKRGLLTRIQEDFDKRQFRCELTEAGRNTIAPAFETVRQTIQEIFSVLSTEEQQGLSALCRILGTGRREQDHTTDTEE from the coding sequence ATGAGCAAGGATCCTTCTCTTGACGCGTTTATCAAACTAACCCGGGCCACTGACAGCGTGCACCAGTCATTGGCCGGGACCTTCGCGGGGCTGGCAGATCTGTCCCAGCCCGAATTCGAGGTTCTCGAGGCCCTCTACCACAAGGGCCCGCTGTGCCAGAAGCAGATTTCCCAAAAGGTTCTGAAGTCCAAGGGAAGAATCAGCCAGCAGATCGAGGTCCTGGAAAAACGGGGACTGTTGACCCGGATTCAGGAGGATTTTGATAAGCGCCAGTTCAGGTGCGAACTGACCGAGGCGGGGCGGAACACCATCGCGCCGGCCTTCGAGACAGTGCGCCAAACGATTCAGGAGATATTCTCGGTGCTGAGCACCGAGGAACAGCAAGGGCTCTCGGCGCTGTGCCGGATCCTCGGAACAGGCCGCCGGGAGCAAGATCATACAACCGATACGGAGGAGTAA
- a CDS encoding ATP-binding protein, with protein sequence MSEATHAYVDITFGPRWKYISVTRNYVQNFIAVGLAGQSKADRIAMAVSELLENAVKYSAGEETRIRLEVKPEQGKIVVSVSNTTDPGREEELRAIYKRVNSGDPLQTFIEMMREATTRTDGKSQLGLARIRHELGADIQLNISSDHLVTITLEVDVEMEGEA encoded by the coding sequence ATGAGTGAGGCAACACACGCATACGTAGACATTACCTTCGGGCCGCGGTGGAAGTATATCTCCGTGACCCGGAACTATGTACAAAACTTTATTGCCGTAGGGTTGGCCGGCCAGAGCAAGGCCGACAGGATAGCCATGGCGGTGAGCGAGCTTTTGGAAAACGCGGTTAAATACTCCGCCGGGGAGGAAACCCGGATACGTCTGGAGGTAAAACCCGAGCAGGGAAAGATAGTGGTATCGGTATCAAACACCACCGATCCGGGGCGGGAAGAAGAGCTGCGGGCAATTTATAAGCGGGTGAACTCCGGGGATCCCCTGCAGACCTTCATTGAGATGATGCGGGAAGCCACAACCCGGACCGACGGAAAGAGCCAACTCGGCCTGGCCCGGATCCGCCATGAATTGGGGGCGGATATTCAGTTGAACATTAGTTCCGATCATCTGGTTACCATTACCCTGGAAGTGGACGTAGAAATGGAGGGAGAGGCATGA